One region of Culex pipiens pallens isolate TS chromosome 2, TS_CPP_V2, whole genome shotgun sequence genomic DNA includes:
- the LOC120417249 gene encoding uncharacterized protein LOC120417249 codes for MIPISLVSLTVVVLLQFINVQALFDVPGTVNVSLMVNSCDDGKRSICSNCTTFSLCLGGKSIGEIPCGSATPHCVQGDVEATCSDHPASECDVVERPWYITCPSVGVLPDPVHCDHYHNCSQRDSPSELFQCPPGYIFNTVTQTCRSRSVQKCAESPCRAANTLVPYGPSHMYYVLCVPRKESESVEQQLEPYIFRCPDRAPFNVTTQACEYRCVTQGNFADSLDLNSYFQCYRKDDGGFVALKKGCQKDGDGMVAKFNATVGECIP; via the exons ATGATCCCAATTTCGCTAGTTTCGCTGACAGTAGTTGTCCTACTGCAGTTCATCAACGTCCAAGCACTGTTCGATGTGCCTGGAACCGTAAACGTATCATTGATGGTCAACTCCTGCGACGATGGAAAGCGATCAATTTGCTCCAACTGCACCACGTTTTCTCTGTGCTTGGGAGGAAAATCCATCGGTGAAATTCCCTGCGGATCGGCCACTCCACACTGCGTCCAGGGAGATGTCGAGGCAACCTGCTCGGACCATCCGGCAAGTGAGTGCGACGTAGTCGAGCGTCCGTGGTACATCACCTGCCCTTCGGTTGGAGTTCTGCCAG ATCCCGTCCATTGCGACCATTACCACAACTGCTCGCAAAGGGATTCCCCCTCCGAGTTGTTCCAGTGTCCTCCGGGGTACATTTTCAACACGGTGACGCAAACCTGCCGTTCCAGATCCGTTCAAAAGTGCGCTGAATCACCCTGTCGGGCTGCCAATACTCTCGTGCCCTACGGGCCCTCCCACATGTACTACGTGTTGTGTGTCCCCAGAAAGGAATCCGAATCGGTGGAGCAACAGCTGGAACCGTACATCTTCCGGTGTCCGGATCGGGCTCCATTCAACGTGACCACCCAGGCTTGCGAGTATCGCTGTGTTACGCAGGGGAACTTTGCCGATTCACTGGATTTGAACTCGTACTTTCAGTGTTACCGGAAGGATGATGGCGGATTTGTTGCGTTGAAGAAGGGCTGCCAGAAGGATGGGGACGGAATGGTTGCGAAGTTCAACGCAACGGTAGGGGAATGCATTCCGTAA